The Nodosilinea sp. PGN35 genomic sequence GGCAACACTGACATTTTTTGCTAAACATCCCTGGGTACACTTTCGTTCCAGCATTATGCGGGTGCTGTGGGGCTATGCTGTGGCCTCTGGATTGGGGGTGCTGCTGGGTATACTCATCGGCTGGTTTGCAGTGGCTGAGGATCTGCTGTTGCCCCCCCTAGAACTGCTGCGCCCGATTCCGGCGGTGGCGTGGATTCCTCTGGCAATTCTCATGTTTCCCAATGCCGAAAGCGGGATGGTTTTTATCACCTTTTTAGGAGCATTTTTCCCAGTTTTAATCAGTACGATCAACGGGGTAGAGAGCACCCTCAGCGATAAGGTGCTGATTCGGGTGGGGCAGTGCTTGGGGGCCAAACCCTGGCACATTTTCAAAGACATTGTGGTACCGGGGTCACTGCCGAGCATTGCCAGCGGGCTGGTAATTGGCATGGGCAACGCCTGGTTTTGTCTGGTCACCGCCGAGATTTTGGCGGGGCGCTACGGCATCGGCTACATCACCTGGGAATCCTACGTGACCTCAAACTATCCGCCGATTGTGATGGGTATGCTGCTGATTGGTTTGATGGGAGCGTTTAGTTCCTGGGCCGTCAATCGAGGGATGACCGCGCTGATGCCCTGGCGGGTGATTAAGAAGCAGGGCGGCGTTTAGAAGGGCTTTTAGGTTTAAGGTTTAGGGCTTCAGGTCTGGATGGTAGGGTGGGCAATGCCCACCAGCTCTTCTCAGCTACAACCCTTAAATCACAATCAAAAAAGGGCAATCCTTTAACCCTTAGAGCTTGATTGGCAAAGACTTTTTTGAAGCTACTCCACAGGATACTGAAACATGACGATGACGCAGTTAGAGCAACGACAGACGACTAAAGGAGCTGTTCAAGTAGAGGGCCTATCGGTCACCTTTCGCAATCGAGGCCAAGATGTTCACGTGCTGAATCAAATTCAGCTGGGCATTAAACCGGGGGAGTTTGTCTGTTTACTGGGGCCGTCGGGGTGCGGCAAATCGACGTTGTTAAACGTGATTGCCGGGTTCATTAAACCGACGGCGGGCTATGTGATGGTCGATCAGGCTCCGGTTACTAAACCGGGGGCCGATCGCGGCTTTGTGTTTCAGCAGTACTCGCTGCTGCCCTGGAAGACGGCGTTTCAAAACATTGAGCTGGGGCTAAAGATTCGGGGTATGGCGAAGGGCGATCGCACCGAACTGGTCCACGACTACCTCAACCGGGTGGGGCTCTACAAGCACCGCAACAGCTACCCCCACCAGATGTCGGGCGGCATGCAGCAGAGGGCCAGCATTGTGCGGGCGCTGGTCAACTCGCCCTCGGTGCTGCTGATGGATGAGCCCTTTGCGGCCCTCGATGCCCAAACCCGCCACATGATGCAGGAGCTGCTGCTGGATATCTGGGATGACTTGAAAACGACGGTGATCTTTGTCACCCACGACATTGAGGAGGCGATCTTTTTGGGCGATCGCATCTGCATTATGGGCGTACAGCCGGGGCACATCAAGGCCGAGCTGCCGATCGGGCTGCGCCGCCCCCGCCACTTTGACGACACTCTCTCGGCGGAGTTTGTCAATCTGCATCGCCAAGTCTTCGAGTGCATCCGCGAAGAGACGATGAAAAGCATGGAGGGCTGCCTGTAGGGGCAAACGGCGTTTGCCCTGCCCTATTGAGGATGAAGAGACAAATTCCAAGAGGGTGCATCGCTGCGCGGATACACCCTGCGATTGGTATTAAAAATTGGCATCAAAAAGATGCAATCGCCCGCTCCAAAAACTCCGGCTGCATCCAACGGTCGAGGTTAATTTGCCCAAGATGTTCTTGCCCTGCGATCTGTCCCAGCTGCTGGATATGTGCCTGGAGCCAGTCGGTGCGCAACTGCGTTTCGGGGAGGTAGACCACATTGGCCTGGTCGCTGGCGCTAGAGCGCAGGGTCTTAGTCACAATCGCGGCATCCATCTTCACCCAGCGACTGACCAGGGTGGTGGCCATGGGCTGAGTGGCATACCAATATTGGGCGGCCAGCAGCGATCGCAGGTAGGCCACGGCAATTTCGGGATACTGCTCGGCCAGGGCGGCGCGAATCACGACGCCGTGGAAGGTGGGCAGGCCATCGAGGTTTTCGTGCAGCAGGCGGCGAAACTGGCCCTTGTGCCTGGCAATTTCGTGGAAAGGGGCGAAGTAGGCGTAGCCATCCACCGGGGCCGAGCTGCGGCCCGAGCGCTGGGGGCCAGCGCTGTCGATGGAGGTTAGGGTGACATCGTTGAGAATTTGGCGGTGGTGGAGCGATCGCATCACCATGCCGTGGGCGGCCGAGCCAAAGGGCACCGCAATCACCCGCCCCGCCAGGTCGTCAATGCAGTCGAGGGTCGAGTGCTGGGGCACAATGATGTCGTTGCCAGTGCCATCGAGGTTGCTGGCCACAAAGCTAATCAGCCGAGTGCCTGCCGCCGGGGCGGTACTGTCCCCCGCTGCCGCACTGAGCAGCAGCGGGTAATCCCCCAGCACCCCAATGTCGATCTGCTGAGCCTCTAGCCCAGCCACAATCGGTGCCCCAGAATCGTAGTCAGCCCAGCGCAGCCGATACTGCACCCCGCTGTAGCGACCCTCGCGGGGCAAGAAATGCTCCAACAAACCCAGCCGCTGAATAATCAGCCCGGCCGTTACGGTTTGAATCGTGCGGTTTTGGGTGCCAATGGTGAGGTTGATCGTCTCGGTGCCGCTGGTACCACCAGAGCGCACCAAAAAGTTAGGAGCCTGGAACCGGGGCACTTTCTCTGGAGTTTCAGCTGATGGTGCCGTCAATGGGCTGGGGAAAGACGAACCTTTGGCAAGCAGACCCTGGGCAACGCCGGGCTGGCCCTGCACCATGGCCAAAAACTGGCGAATCGGCTCTAGACCTAGTCCACTCCGACTAGCGGGCTGCCCCGTTAGTCCCAGGGCACGGCCCAGGCGCTTGGCCATCAGCAAAAACAGTGGCGTGCCGAGGGCAAATTCTTCGAGGGGAATGCGACGCAGCAGCCCAGCCTCGCACTCCATTTGAAACTCAAAGTCAGAGACAAACCCCAGGTAGTGGCCCTGGAGTAGATAGGTGCGCATTAAACTGGCGGCATCGACAACTTCGAGTTGGGCAAAATCGGTTAAATTTAGCCCCAGTTCTTGCATCCGCTTTTGCAGCATAATGCGACTGGGTACGCCCTCTGGGGGCAAGACCCAGGCATGGTCAGCCAGCTCTTTTAGGCTCAGCCAGGGCCGCTGAGCGAGCTGATGGCTGCTGGACACGATCAGCGAGTAGTGAACGGAGCCAATTGCCAGCCCCAACATTTCATCAAAAGTCGAAAAACTTAGATCTGAGACAGCAATATCGACCTCGCCAGTCTTAATGGCGCGATACAGCGGTTCAACGGCGTCAAACTGCAAACACTTGGTTTGTACATCGGGATAAACCCGGCGATATTCGTACAGTACCGATGGCAGCCAGTTGCTCAGCACGTCGGGCATGCAGCCAATTTTTAAGGTACTGAATTTCCCCTGCTTGATTTCTTCAATTTCAGCCACCAGACGGCTTTCTAAATCCACCAGGCTGGGGCCTTCTTCGAGCAGGTATTCTCCTGCCTGGGTCAGCTCTATGCGCCGACCTAAGCGCCTGAATAAGGGAGTTTCAAGCTCAGACTCTAGACATTTAATTTTGGCGCTGACCGCAGGCTGGGTTAAATTTAGGGTGTCTGCTGCTTCAGTAAAGCTGAGACAGCGAGCGACTTCTAAAAATACTTTTAACTGGTAAATTTCCATGTCGCCTGGCTCACCTAAAATTGTTGTTTAGAAAGAGACTAAATTTTGCGATCGCCCCTCATTCAATCATACCCTTTACCAAATCTTTTACAGGAAAAAGCAATGCTAAAACCTTGCCCAAAAACGCTTTTTGTATACCTGATAGGGCCAACAGTTTTATCTCATTTAGTTTTTTGATGAGTGTATAGAAGGCTGTGATGGGCAAACCGTAGCTATTGCTACAAACCACATTGATTGACCTTGGGAACCTCCTTTAAACTACGTATCAAAGGCCCAGAAGCCACAGGTTAGTTGCCGTTATTCAAGCATTGGCTAACCGCGATAATTTGATTTCACTGCCGTTTAAACCGAGGACGTGGTTGCGTGAACATTCAGTATCTTAAAACTGATTTTCTAGTCGTCGGCGGTGGCACCGCTGGCACGATGGCAGGCATTAAGGCCAAGCAGGCCAGCCCCGAGAGCGACGTGCTGATTTTAGAGAAGGCCAACATTCGCCGCAGCGGGGCGATCGCCATGGGCATGGACGGGGTCAACACCGCCGTCATCCCCGGTAACTCTACCCCCGAGCAGTACGTGCGCGAAATCACCATCGCCAACGACGGCATTGTGAATCAAAAAGCCGTCTACGAAACCGGGCGGCTGGGCTTTGAGGTGATCCAGGAGCTGGAGAGCTGGGGGGTTAAGTTTCAAAAAGACCACGAGGGCAACTACGACCTCAAGCAGGTGCACCGGGTGGGCAAGTACGTGCTGCCCATGCCCGAGGGCAAAGACCTGAAGAAAATTCTCGCCCGCCAGGTCAAGCGCCACAAGGTCAACGTCACCAACCGGGTGATGGCTACCCGCGTCATGGTGCAGAACGGTCGCGTCACCGGGGCGGTGGGCCTCGACGTGCGCAACGGCAATATGGTGGTGATTCAGGCCAAAGCCGTCGTGCTGTGTACTGGGGCCTGCGGTCGCCTGGGTCTGCCCGCCTCCGGCTACCTCTACGGCACCTACGAAAACCCCACCAACGCGGGCGACGGCTACTCCATGGCCTACCACGCCGGGGCGGAGCTCACCAACATCGAGTGCTTTCAGATCAACCCGCTGATCAAAGACTACAACGGCCCCGCCTGCGCCTACGTGGCCAGCCCCTTTGGTGCCTACACCGCCAACGCCGAGGGCCACCGCTTCATCAACTGCGACTACTGGAGCGGCCAGATGATGCTGGAGGTCTACAAAGAGCTGCACTCGGGCAAAGGCCCGGTACACCTGAAGATGTACCACCTCGACGACGACACGATCAACGAAATCGAAACCATTCTGTGGGACAACGAGCGCCCCAGCCGGGGCCGATTCCACGAGGGCCGGGGCGAAAGCTACCGCACCCACGGCGTCGAGATGAATATCTCTGAAATTGGCCTGTGCAGCGGCCACAGCGCCTCCGGCGTCTGGGTGAATGAGCGGGCTGAAACCACCGTCCCCGGCCTGTATGCGGCGGGCGATATGGCCAGCGTGCCCCACAACTACATGATTGGGGCCTTCGTCTACGGCCGCATTGCGGGCCAAAACGCCATGGACTACGTGCGCGACCTGGAGCATGTGGAACCCGACGCCGAATTCCTCGCCGCCGAGCAGGCCCGCATCTACGCCCCGCTCCAGCAGCCCGACGGCGTGCCCCACACCCAGATCGAGTACAAGCTGCGCCGCCTGGTCAACGACTACCTGCAACCGCCCAAGTCGCCCAACAATATGGATATCGGTCTGCAAAAGTTTGTCGCCTACGAAGACACCCTCGGCCTAATGGGAGCCCGCGATCCCCACGAGCTGATGCGCTGCATGGAGGTGCACTTCATCCGCGACTGCGCCGAAATGGCCGCCCGTGCCTCCCTGTTCCGTAAAGAGACCCGCTGGGGCCTCTACCACTACCGCCTCGACTATCCCGAAAAGAACAACGAGGAATGGTTCTGCCACGTCAACCTGAAGAAGGGCGAAAGCGGCCACATGGAGCTGTTTAAGCGCCCGGTTGAGCCCTACATCGTCGATGTCGATCTGGTGGAAGAAGTCTATGACGTCGCGGTTCGGTAGGGTGGACACCGCCCACCCTCCGCCTGTGCTGCACCCAGTACCCCCGTAGGTTGGGTGAAACGAAGTGCAACCCAACGCCAATTCCCGCTGTTGGGTTCTGCTAGCGCTCCACCCAACCTACACTTCGACTTCAAATCTTTGTCTCCTGAAGACCTGGGCTAAAGAACATATCTGGTGAGGGCGCACAACCGTGCGCCCCTACGAAACCCTAATCCCTGACAATTGATTTAACGAAAAATTATGGCCTTAACTACCCAACGCGTCGACGTACCCGTCATTGTCGATGAATCGAAGTGCCTCGAAAAATGCAACGCCTGCATTGAGGTCTGCCCCCTGGATGTGCTGGTGAAAAACCCTGAAACCGGCAAAGCCTACATGAAGTACGACGAGTGCTGGTTCTGCCTGCCCTGCGAGAAGGAATGCCCGACAGGGGCGATTACGGTGCAGATTCCGTTCTTGCTGAGATAAGGGGGCGCGGTAAACGGTAAGCGGTGGACGGTGTAAGAAAAAGCCATAACCGCAGACCGCAAACTGTATACCGTAAACCCCTCCCCTCCCCCCTGCCGTCGTTAAGGAAACTCGCTTTATGTACACCGCCGATATGGACCCCGAAGTAGCCCAATGGGTTGAGATGCTGCGATCGCCCGATCTAGACAACCGCCTAGTCGCTGTCAAAACCCTGCAACACCTGGGCGATGAGGATGCGATCGAACCCTTAATTGGGGCGCTTTACGACGAAAACCCCACCGTACAGGAGATCGCCATCACCACCCTGTGGGAGTTTGCTAACCCGGTGGCCATCAACCCGCTGATCGAGTGCCTCAGTTCGCCCCACGAGAACGTGCGCAGCGAAGCGCTGTCCGCCCTGAAGGAGCTAGTCTCCACCAATGACCTGATGCGGCTGCTGGATGTGTTGCAGGTGGGCAATGTCCACGCCCAGCTCAACGTGCTGGTGCTGCTGCGCAAAATCCACGATGCTCAGGCACTGCCGTTTATTCTGCCCTTCTTTGAGGCGGAGAACCCCGAGCTGCGGGAGGCGGCGGTGATTACCCTGCGCTACCTGAACCAGGTGGTACGCTGCGAACCGGCCCTGGCCCTGGCGAAAGACCCTAACGAGGCGGTGCGGCGGGCGACGGCGCTCACCCTGGGCCACCTCAACGATGCCGAGGTGGTGCCGCTGCTGTGCGAACTGCTGACCAGCGACCCTGACTGGCAGGTGCGGCGCAATGCGGCCCAGTCGCTGGATATTCTGGCTGACCCGGCGGCGATCGCATCCCTGGTCAAAGCGATGGATGACCCCGAATGGCAGGTGCGCAAGTTCACCGCTCGGGCGTTGCAGAAAACCCCGGATGTCCAGGCTCTACCGGCATTGATCAAGGCCCTGGCCGACGAATACTCCGACGTGCGGCGCGATGCGGCCACCGCCCTGGGCAAACTGGCCGACACCAACGCTCTGCCCGCCCTGCAACAGACCCTCAACGACCCCGATATGGACGTGCGGATTTTTTCCCAGCGGGCCATTGACGCGATCCAGAAGTCTCAGCCAGAAACCTCTAATGTCTAGCCATTCCTCTCCGTTTCATCGCGCTGCTGAGGCCCCCGCTGAAGTGGCTCCCAGTGCTGAGGCCATCGCCCGCAAGGCCGAGGTGATCGCCCAGCTCAAAACCCTGCGCGAGCCCACCCTGGGCAACAACCTGGTCAGCCTGGGCATGGTACGCAATCTGCAAGTGGTCGATGACTACGTCTACCTGCGGCTCTACGTGGGCCGTCACCAGCTGGATTTGCAGCAACGGGTACAAGAAACTCTGGGGCAGCTGCCCTGGTGCAAAAAAGCCTACGCCCAGCTCTGCACCATCCCTGGGGTGCGCACCACCCTGGCGGTGTCGAGCGGCAAGGGCGGCGTCGGCAAATCGACCACCGCCGTGAATCTGGCGGCGGCCCTGGCCCAAACCGGGGCTAAGGTGGGGCTGCTGGATGCCGACATCTACGGCCCCAACCTGCCCCAGATGCTGGGCCTGGGGCATTCTGAAGTGCAGGTGATTGACACCCCC encodes the following:
- a CDS encoding ABC transporter permease, which codes for MAVSVSRVGYPRWFGQVSKGVNALFLSNRSARRLLALVLFFGIWQFLCAINFNFFIDFQFVPSPVEVLKATLTFFAKHPWVHFRSSIMRVLWGYAVASGLGVLLGILIGWFAVAEDLLLPPLELLRPIPAVAWIPLAILMFPNAESGMVFITFLGAFFPVLISTINGVESTLSDKVLIRVGQCLGAKPWHIFKDIVVPGSLPSIASGLVIGMGNAWFCLVTAEILAGRYGIGYITWESYVTSNYPPIVMGMLLIGLMGAFSSWAVNRGMTALMPWRVIKKQGGV
- a CDS encoding ABC transporter ATP-binding protein, translated to MTMTQLEQRQTTKGAVQVEGLSVTFRNRGQDVHVLNQIQLGIKPGEFVCLLGPSGCGKSTLLNVIAGFIKPTAGYVMVDQAPVTKPGADRGFVFQQYSLLPWKTAFQNIELGLKIRGMAKGDRTELVHDYLNRVGLYKHRNSYPHQMSGGMQQRASIVRALVNSPSVLLMDEPFAALDAQTRHMMQELLLDIWDDLKTTVIFVTHDIEEAIFLGDRICIMGVQPGHIKAELPIGLRRPRHFDDTLSAEFVNLHRQVFECIREETMKSMEGCL
- a CDS encoding LysR substrate-binding domain-containing protein, with the protein product MEIYQLKVFLEVARCLSFTEAADTLNLTQPAVSAKIKCLESELETPLFRRLGRRIELTQAGEYLLEEGPSLVDLESRLVAEIEEIKQGKFSTLKIGCMPDVLSNWLPSVLYEYRRVYPDVQTKCLQFDAVEPLYRAIKTGEVDIAVSDLSFSTFDEMLGLAIGSVHYSLIVSSSHQLAQRPWLSLKELADHAWVLPPEGVPSRIMLQKRMQELGLNLTDFAQLEVVDAASLMRTYLLQGHYLGFVSDFEFQMECEAGLLRRIPLEEFALGTPLFLLMAKRLGRALGLTGQPASRSGLGLEPIRQFLAMVQGQPGVAQGLLAKGSSFPSPLTAPSAETPEKVPRFQAPNFLVRSGGTSGTETINLTIGTQNRTIQTVTAGLIIQRLGLLEHFLPREGRYSGVQYRLRWADYDSGAPIVAGLEAQQIDIGVLGDYPLLLSAAAGDSTAPAAGTRLISFVASNLDGTGNDIIVPQHSTLDCIDDLAGRVIAVPFGSAAHGMVMRSLHHRQILNDVTLTSIDSAGPQRSGRSSAPVDGYAYFAPFHEIARHKGQFRRLLHENLDGLPTFHGVVIRAALAEQYPEIAVAYLRSLLAAQYWYATQPMATTLVSRWVKMDAAIVTKTLRSSASDQANVVYLPETQLRTDWLQAHIQQLGQIAGQEHLGQINLDRWMQPEFLERAIASF
- a CDS encoding fumarate reductase/succinate dehydrogenase flavoprotein subunit, which translates into the protein MNIQYLKTDFLVVGGGTAGTMAGIKAKQASPESDVLILEKANIRRSGAIAMGMDGVNTAVIPGNSTPEQYVREITIANDGIVNQKAVYETGRLGFEVIQELESWGVKFQKDHEGNYDLKQVHRVGKYVLPMPEGKDLKKILARQVKRHKVNVTNRVMATRVMVQNGRVTGAVGLDVRNGNMVVIQAKAVVLCTGACGRLGLPASGYLYGTYENPTNAGDGYSMAYHAGAELTNIECFQINPLIKDYNGPACAYVASPFGAYTANAEGHRFINCDYWSGQMMLEVYKELHSGKGPVHLKMYHLDDDTINEIETILWDNERPSRGRFHEGRGESYRTHGVEMNISEIGLCSGHSASGVWVNERAETTVPGLYAAGDMASVPHNYMIGAFVYGRIAGQNAMDYVRDLEHVEPDAEFLAAEQARIYAPLQQPDGVPHTQIEYKLRRLVNDYLQPPKSPNNMDIGLQKFVAYEDTLGLMGARDPHELMRCMEVHFIRDCAEMAARASLFRKETRWGLYHYRLDYPEKNNEEWFCHVNLKKGESGHMELFKRPVEPYIVDVDLVEEVYDVAVR
- a CDS encoding ferredoxin family protein; the encoded protein is MALTTQRVDVPVIVDESKCLEKCNACIEVCPLDVLVKNPETGKAYMKYDECWFCLPCEKECPTGAITVQIPFLLR
- a CDS encoding HEAT repeat domain-containing protein — protein: MYTADMDPEVAQWVEMLRSPDLDNRLVAVKTLQHLGDEDAIEPLIGALYDENPTVQEIAITTLWEFANPVAINPLIECLSSPHENVRSEALSALKELVSTNDLMRLLDVLQVGNVHAQLNVLVLLRKIHDAQALPFILPFFEAENPELREAAVITLRYLNQVVRCEPALALAKDPNEAVRRATALTLGHLNDAEVVPLLCELLTSDPDWQVRRNAAQSLDILADPAAIASLVKAMDDPEWQVRKFTARALQKTPDVQALPALIKALADEYSDVRRDAATALGKLADTNALPALQQTLNDPDMDVRIFSQRAIDAIQKSQPETSNV